gttttcataattatcattGTTCAGGTTACAATTCAtaaggaatataaatattcagttataatataattttacttctaaatatatttttcgtgcagtatatattgttcatacacatatgtcaatttattatactaaacatttaaaatttgttctTGACTTTATGTATTTccaaagtaataaaaaaaaatagcactatccttaaaaaaataataatataaaaactaCTAATTCATACATTTAAGTAATATACAATGTTATTCATTCTTATTTGTAGTGtcaatattatacattatataaattacatatatttataaatttatatcaatataaGTATCATTAAACTAATGTTTACGCAAATAACATTGTTgtaacaattttatatttaagaattttttttttttttactgtatTACTATTTCCtctaattatatgtataattaaaacaaaattataaaattaaatagattaacataaatatttttaatttagaaataattatacatattaatcttaattaaatatagtaattttataaagttattgtacaaaaataaaaaattagttcGTATTTGCTTTTAGAGtacgtattttttaaaatattaggCAGTGTATAAattgttctttattttaaaaacctTATATCCAGTAGAATATTAAACTTAAAATGGAACTAATACATATGTTATAATCAAGGTAATACGATATATGGTTTCTTTcatttaatgttatttattattatatatataatatttgatttaaaaaaacatttttttctaaaaattaatgtttaCAAAATTAGAATAATACATAGGATTACATCCTTAAAATTtgcaataattattttagtaTACAGAgggatatattatatatatattctctacATTGTGGATAGTGGATAAACTCGATATTTGAATAAAGAAGgcataacatatttatttcttagtttattcttaaatttattaataaaattattatttagttaGTACTCTACaataagtaaattatatagtTTAAACATTTgtgaataaatttatatcatttttttttaattaaatttatttttttatttaaataatgttaagataaaaataatataatttgtttttaaagtCATTTTACATTGTATACGTGATAAAATCAATTATAGCTATACATAGTTTGTAATGTATTTATGAAAGAAtagcaaatataaatttttacataaatatagaatCTTTTGGTGTTAGATGCATGTTCCATTATTATCAATTTGTTTCTTTTagaatacatttaaatattaaatatctatataatgaatcaaaaaattatgttgttcctttttataaagatttctacatttatacttttaacaTGGATATACGATTTTTACAGTGAGCtggtatgataatataatttaaagatatttgcattatttatatttttaatgttttatctttattaataattatttctaGAGCGAACTATGTATCGTTTAAACAACAAATatgtgtaattttttattttagagtacgtttaacaaaattatcgATAAAAACTGTAATCttagtaaaaaattagatacaAGAAATTATCGATTACTGGCAAAATATAAACTGAATAATCATTCAAATAATGTgggttttaaaaaaagatttgaggataatgaaacaaataaacaaagagatttatctaataatgaaaagtggataaaagaaaagaacaaaCAATCAAGcagaaatttattaaataaggcCCAATACTATATAGAAGttatagattataataatggaatgtttgatggaaaacattttcattttcaaaagaaatgggtaaaaaaaagggaCTTTGATACTTTTCTTGCAAAGAAGAAGAGAATTGGtgatatatctttaaaaaaaataaaatttagaagtTATAAATTTGGatttgctatattttttgttttttttctactgGGAATAGGATTACCGGTATCTAGTGCATTTGATTTTTCCGATGGTAGTGGCATAGGAACacgtattttatattttcttcaaaGTAATCTCGGTTTAGGTAGTAATGGAAATgctcatatattattatttgcagTAACATTCATTATGTTAGCAGTCTTGATTATAATAGCTATTTATAAGAtcttaagaaataatgaaaaatatcaaaaaattaagttgatGATggagtaaaatgaaaaataagtaatTTGAACTTTCgcataaattaattattaacagAATATATtctatgtaatatttatactgTTATATACTTtgtagtattatttattatatatataattttataaatacacgTGTGTATAAGGTATCATTTTTGTACGAagattaataaattaagtttttatattttttgtagatttaaatgttttaatgattttcattttgtactACAAATTATTGTTTCAGAATAGATAAATATCAttgcttaatatatatattcgtgTATTAAAAGCAGATTGATATTAACTGTGTATgtattgaaataaaattaatatataatataaaaattaatatacttttaattattctatgTTACGATTGAtcttttaaatgaaaaatacttatgctctattttttaccttgttcaattttaaaataattaaaggtAGACGTGATGACTAAGTTACTTCGTTGATATTAtgttgaaaataaaaatgtttatttttgtatataatcaAACGAAGTGAATGTATTATGCtacattatgtatattttactcaaaaaaaaaatcataacttttattatataaaataagttttattagaaatatataatataatatatttaaaacttaagtttttttaacaaacttcatttttttttttaatggcACAATTGgagaattataaatatataatgaaataatattatttttcataatggATTATTTATAGTTGTttgctaatatatatattctaggctattaaaattacatgaaaagttatagttatttattattttattattgtaactAGTTGTGACAATAATATAGTTTTGacaaattttcttaaatatatcttatacagaaatatacatatattcataaatgtactatatatttctattattttttttaatatttaaagaatatattaataaattaaatttacatagataccaatatgtaatatgttGAAATTATATCCCTTTTCCCTATTCTGTGccatataattaatatattattatatttagaGTAATATGTTATATTGGAAGTGATATAGTAAATGTTGGCAGAGGTTTATTAAGAATTCATGATAATTCATAATTCATATTCTAATATTTAATGTAGAATatctaataatattattcttataaatacattttattaatatcaaaaaaatctTAAGGTAATATAGTTATGTTTTATAAGACTTGCCAAATAAAATGTAacagttatattattttgattgaaatgaaatgaaattcgggttaataataaagaagaaaaatattaattattctcATTGTACACTAATCAATTCTTagaatatgtataaattaataattcatttttgtatatcaacacaataataattttcaagaacagaaaaatatagtagtaaaagaggaaaataatgaaattagttttttatattataaaaaaatgtatccTGTCCATATTCCATTCAATCtaacaaaatattcttatttgaaaatatatgaaacaaaaaagaaaagttattttttcttattcgtatatttattcaatGAATTGTCTTCACGAATAATTTAGaagttaatataattatataattattaaaataagtacttttaaataattattctgCTATGGATATTCGATacttcttcttttattacattactatttttaatataaataatataattattttctctttttatcaaatttttttatttataatattaatatgtctttcttcatttttaaaatatgtttctttaaataaaatagatattttgaaaatatgcacaatatatttttgaatatatttaggTATTAATATAATGACATTTACATCaatttataattgtttttatagGTTTATTCTtgataatattcttttataattattagattttaatatatatttaatatactaGCAATAGTTTTAAGAGATTATaggtaaattaaaaaacgtATTggaatttcatttaaaaaatataaaagagaacgctaatatatattttgcttgTAATGTAtgctttatattaattaaatatgtatatactctTTATCTTATGTGGTAGAGCATAAGAATGTTTATTGAAAAGTTTCTTTTGTACGTTATGATACTATACTATAAAAGCACATCTGTTTTTTTAATGGTAATATAATGTGATAATATCTAAATTCAAATGATTCTATTCACTAACCATGAAATTTTGataatgtttatattattaattaaagataattattttctaaataaaatattaataatatataataatataccttatttatataatataaggatataatattaagaagaatgaatatatgcattttgtCTATGATTTTATTACCCTCTCgtgataattataataaataagaaaaaaatattttttttaattttaattattaatattattcctgaattaattacattatagaaacaataaacaaaatggggttgtaatattatttgcttaatagaaagaattaaatagaattttataatatacgtATTTTTATGGTATATGTGAACAaccaaaaattattacatatcaAAATGTATCTTATACTTTCGCACTATGAGactaatattaatttacattataaatttaaatatatatatacagttataattgaaaaataatatgaaaaagaaaaatattcaataagCTTATTAACTaagatgaaaaattaaaaaaattattctgtaattacaaaaatcaaaaaaaaaaaaaaaaaagatgaaactcaaaatacataaattatcattaatgcgtaaatgaaaagtaagtcaatattttttattaacataacataatataaataaaattttaagtttaactgaaagggaaaaaataaaagatatataatattttttaaaatttctacaaaataattatatgttctttcatttcctttttgttttaaaaaaatgttgaaGCATATGAATTTAGTACcttttaatttacatatatattcatatttaaattttatttttttgatttcataaatatattttaaaattactatttttacttttttttatttttcaaaatattaatttttccctcaatatttttggaaaatattaatattaatttatatatagatatatttattagcgttttcatacatatattgtgttaggtattaatataactttgtaatagttattattacataaattaaaataagtatatataatttgaatatttctaaaataattacattaaaatttttacatttcacATCTAGTTTTCCCTTCTATGATAcacattaattaataaacttTTATCAATTACCCGTTTAGATTTCACAAAAcgtatgaaatatatttcataagcATCATCcgattatatataaatatcgtTCTAATATGTTTTTGGTGTGCATTGTGAATTTATAGAATGTATTTTGCCACAATTTAATAGGACTATTCTACACtgttatcattatatatggAATTCGCCCCTGAATCATCTTCTTTTATCCATTCTTCTATTTCCTGTCTAAAACTATTCTCCCCTGTTTGAGCACGAATTTGCCCATTTTTTCTATGTTCTAAAGCAGTGTCATTAACATCAATTACTTGTTTTGGAGCATCTGATTTTCTCTTTAAATTTGCATCTGTTTTCCAATCATTTATGGAATTATCCAAATGCgattccttattttttataaaatcttCTGTTTTGCAATCTTCTAATACCATCATAAATACTAGTATGCACATTTTtgcaattaattttttttttatataactatataattcttcataGCATTCTTTACTCTGTAATTCTTCTGAATTTAATAGtgaaatgttatttttagtTTCTTCATTTACATACTCATCTGACAAATTGAGAAATTCTTGTGTCATTTCCTCAAAACATTTTTGTTGCAAATATTGTTCTATAATCTTATGCTTTTTTGATAtccattttttccataaatctttttctttttctaaaaatgaaaatttttgattttcatttgaaaaattcatttttaattctacactattttttatagaatcTTTTTCGTCTTtccattcatttttcaaattattaaaccagtctgtttttttcaatttttcagaaATATTTCTATGTTCTCTTACCCATTTATTGCATagaattttttgtttttcaatattattaatgcTTTTAGTATTTTCCATTATCAGTTCCTCATTAGTCAAATTGGGATATGTGCTATATTCCGCTTGTGCGAACAGTtctatgcatatatgtaaaaattcttgttttttgtattcccattcttcatttttggATTCTCCGAGTACTTCCATATGTACTTCTATAATGGTTTTAAATCtgtcctttttttgttttaacgtgtttatattttttatcatgacatgttcatgtatttttaatttttttataatttgttctTCATCAAATAATGTGCTTTCTGTATGATAATGtgttaaatatttgttttttttgtcagAAAGAGAAGGTAGAAGTATTTTAAGAAATCtcactttttttctttttatgtttttcttttttttaaatatccCTATTAAAGCGTACTgcaatataaacaaaaaaaaaaaaataaaaaaatagattcacaatattatttattacaattattataagtttatcatatttttaatcttctatatttgttttgctttaataaaaagagaaagtacaataataattacaagaCTTGTTAAGATAGTTGATTTGTGCGGAACAGTTGTATTTTCTGCCTGAcctataattataatttaaatgtatatttaatgtaGTTAGTTCAAAAAcagaaaattaaatagtattaataCTACCTAAAATTTTAGAGGGAATAGAGTTATGTGGAAAATTTGAACTTCCAGATGATGAAggaataatttgaaaatcGGCTGAGGTTTCTAAGACGCCAAGACTTGTAGGCAAAGTTATAGATACAGGAGATTTTTGAGATTCTGTAGAAACTGGACTTTTAGGAAATACTGATAGTTTTGATTGTGTATGTTGTCCAGGATCTTCATGATCATCTTTAGTTTTAATAGATGAAGATTCAGATGAAGATGTTACTGGGGATATAATTTGAGATTCCTTGGCAATTCCTTTTTCAAGGGCACTATGATCTTCATGTTGGGATCGTGATTGAGGTTCAGGTTGAGGTTCAGTTTCGAGTATATCAGGTGCGCGTTTTTGTTCTTGATCTTCGCGCATTGACGCTCTTTCGCTTTCTTTTTTGGTCACTTCtggtaaatttttattttcttgaGATGGAAGTTGTCCAGATTCTTTTTGAACGGTAGATCTGCAATTAGGTAGTTTGTTAAAAGTTTCGGGATCCATTATATTACATGTTTTTCTTCGACCTTTTTGCGTTTTATCTATTTCATAACAATTTTCAAagagttttttttttgtcgtGAAATAACCTTTCTTTTCTTCAATCCATTCATTATATGAGTCACATTTACTTGAATAATTACTATCAGACTTAGGGTTTCCCTGTGACTGTCTTAATTCATCCAGATAgctttttcgtttttcaCAGAAATCAtctactttatattttaattctaaaatttCTAAATCATTTTGATTCATAATCAAAGGACATCCTCCTAATTTATCTAGCTTCTTATAATGAGGACTTAACCATTCTTTTAGAGCCTTTTCCCACGTTGCTTTTTCtggtaaataataatatggtGGAGACTTGTTATTAACTAGATAATTAGCCAAATATAAGCATTTATcctttaatacttttttatcattCTTAGCAATTATGTCATCAATATCAACTTTTATATGATTTACAATTTTGTTGAAGATTCCATCCTTAATATATCTAAAATAAGTTGAGCCTCGAACACCCGAATACTTAATTAAAgtgaattttaaaaaatcatttaagcataaattttcatttttgttttattatcacttttttttattgtaaataaataatttattaataaatttaagaataataaaaaacaatgaATATTACCTTAGGTAAACATTTTTccataatgaataaaaattaatgctCAAGTTGTAAGTAACAATCTgaaggtaaaataaaaatatacatctTTTTATTGATCGATGGggatattttaaattaagatAACTTAATAGGTaggaattataaaattattatttacataaaaatttatatgggCAATGCGAGATAATTAAAAGCCCTAACATTTATTTGTATGCCtgttatatacttttacgttaaataaatataactgaatatatataataatcataatatgatattaaattaacatatatatcttCATATAAATGGCATGCAccatatataaagaaaaaccCAAATACAGAAAATAACAAATTGCACATAAGTAATGTttataagtaatataaaatttattctgTACAGTTATCTTTAATATCtatataacttttattttttttcttattagtaagaacatataaatactattataaatgaattaatgtgagtaattctttttattctttttttttttgtaaaatatataatctatATACCAAAAGATTTATAATACTGAaagaatatttcttttttattttattactttgatatttattttttgtattaatcatttttagtgctatatattttttgttaatacattttatgtTTACTATTTACCGTCTATAAATGAGTACcacaatatataaattatatttaattgtcTCTATGGTTACCTAAAgtacaaacaaataaaatataatatcacttaatattataagtatatttatacatatcatttacctaaaaattaattatttataatgtatattatggaattataaattattaaaacggtataatttaatatttatttatatgttcttCGGTATGTGGCTATCAACACTTCtgggtatatataattgaacGTGCAACAAAttctatttaataaaatatatgcctAGGTATACGgattaatgaatataaaattgtCTACTtactataaatatgaaaaattattagttgTACTTAtagcaaaaatattatactataAGCATAAACAtaggtaaaataaattaaatacttatactaaaaaataataacattacaATCACAGGtaaattacataatatattatgttaaataGTACAATAAATACTGAAg
The genomic region above belongs to Plasmodium malariae genome assembly, contig: PmUG01_00_8, whole genome shotgun sequence and contains:
- the PmUG01_00022300 gene encoding fam-m protein translates to MNQKIMLFLFIKISTFILLTWIYDFYSELSTFNKIIDKNCNLSKKLDTRNYRLLAKYKLNNHSNNVGFKKRFEDNETNKQRDLSNNEKWIKEKNKQSSRNLLNKAQYYIEVIDYNNGMFDGKHFHFQKKWVKKRDFDTFLAKKKRIGDISLKKIKFRSYKFGFAIFFVFFLLGIGLPVSSAFDFSDGSGIGTRILYFLQSNLGLGSNGNAHILLFAVTFIMLAVLIIIAIYKILRNNEKYQKIKLMME
- the PmUG01_00022400 gene encoding STP1 protein yields the protein MEKCLPKDGIFNKIVNHIKVDIDDIIAKNDKKVLKDKCLYLANYLVNNKSPPYYYLPEKATWEKALKEWLSPHYKKLDKLGGCPLIMNQNDLEILELKYKVDDFCEKRKSYLDELRQSQGNPKSDSNYSSKCDSYNEWIEEKKGYFTTKKKLFENCYEIDKTQKGRRKTCNIMDPETFNKLPNCRSTVQKESGQLPSQENKNLPEVTKKESERASMREDQEQKRAPDILETEPQPEPQSRSQHEDHSALEKGIAKESQIISPVTSSSESSSIKTKDDHEDPGQHTQSKLSVFPKSPVSTESQKSPVSITLPTSLGVLETSADFQIIPSSSGSSNFPHNSIPSKILGIFKKKKNIKRKKVRFLKILLPSLSDKKNKYLTHYHTESTLFDEEQIIKKLKIHEHVMIKNINTLKQKKDRFKTIIEVHMEVLGESKNEEWEYKKQEFLHICIELFAQAEYSTYPNLTNEELIMENTKSINNIEKQKILCNKWVREHRNISEKLKKTDWFNNLKNEWKDEKDSIKNSVELKMNFSNENQKFSFLEKEKDLWKKWISKKHKIIEQYLQQKCFEEMTQEFLNLSDEYVNEETKNNISLLNSEELQSKECYEELYSYIKKKLIAKMCILVFMMVLEDCKTEDFIKNKESHLDNSINDWKTDANLKRKSDAPKQVIDVNDTALEHRKNGQIRAQTGENSFRQEIEEWIKEDDSGANSIYNDNSVE